From Prosthecobacter vanneervenii, the proteins below share one genomic window:
- a CDS encoding ABC transporter permease subunit produces MNRKLSIAAIIVGALAILGELCGLLLPTVSWFFGVGPKFGWASSVLLIAGGILGLRFLPREIRWTPVTLQRFRRFRSIGRGWWSFRILLVLIALALLDQALVGRRALMVRCDGKTYFPAFVQKRYQAKDFGLTGEQEANYRELKERLAAEKRGFVLMPLVPWDPVLDTDSLQSISLEQRDGKWYKPGDAEAYSGRAQKFYNDTPVQKHTDSRFRRGVPDGESLGYTRNGALAVSAFYKAGTKERERWTGEMPQEEFEKAATTSYQMIVYPAIPPLWKAGHYLGTDSRGWDVLAQIYGGWQLNLKAILLYVLFTYGVGTLIGLLMGYLGGVFDIAMQRCIEILDELPFLYIVMILISIIGVANMNLLVLLGVICFFSWTSLTYSLRALAYKEKERDYVSAARLQGASTWRILTRYLLPNMLATIVTKIPFSVAAIISSLTALAFLGFGLPETYPQWGWLFDDGTSHLSAVWISLSMFTAMVFILLLVTFVGEALREAFDPKKFTTYQ; encoded by the coding sequence ATGAACCGCAAACTCTCCATCGCTGCCATCATCGTCGGTGCACTTGCCATTCTTGGCGAGTTGTGCGGGCTGCTGCTTCCCACCGTTTCCTGGTTCTTTGGCGTTGGCCCAAAGTTTGGCTGGGCCAGTTCTGTGCTGCTCATCGCAGGAGGCATTCTCGGCCTGCGGTTTTTACCACGTGAAATCCGCTGGACGCCGGTGACGTTGCAGCGCTTCCGCCGTTTCCGCAGCATCGGCCGTGGCTGGTGGTCGTTCCGCATTCTGCTGGTGCTCATCGCGCTGGCGCTGCTTGATCAGGCGCTGGTGGGCAGGCGCGCGCTGATGGTGCGCTGCGATGGCAAAACGTATTTCCCTGCTTTTGTACAGAAGCGCTATCAGGCGAAGGACTTTGGCCTGACCGGAGAGCAGGAGGCCAATTACCGCGAGCTCAAGGAACGCCTGGCGGCTGAGAAGCGCGGCTTTGTCCTCATGCCGCTGGTGCCGTGGGATCCCGTGCTGGACACCGACTCCCTGCAATCCATCTCCCTGGAGCAACGGGATGGAAAATGGTATAAGCCTGGCGATGCCGAGGCCTACTCAGGCCGCGCTCAAAAATTCTACAACGACACGCCGGTGCAGAAGCACACGGACAGCCGCTTTCGCCGCGGCGTGCCGGATGGCGAATCGCTCGGCTACACACGCAACGGCGCGCTGGCCGTCTCCGCTTTCTACAAGGCGGGCACCAAGGAGCGCGAAAGATGGACGGGCGAAATGCCACAGGAGGAATTTGAGAAAGCAGCGACCACATCCTACCAGATGATTGTTTACCCGGCCATTCCGCCGCTGTGGAAGGCAGGCCACTACCTGGGCACCGACAGCCGTGGCTGGGATGTGCTGGCGCAGATCTACGGCGGCTGGCAGCTCAATCTGAAGGCCATCCTGCTCTACGTTCTCTTCACCTATGGTGTGGGTACCCTGATCGGCCTGCTCATGGGCTATCTGGGCGGGGTGTTCGACATCGCCATGCAACGCTGCATCGAGATCCTCGATGAGCTGCCTTTCCTCTACATTGTGATGATCCTCATCAGCATCATTGGCGTGGCAAACATGAACCTGCTGGTGTTGCTGGGAGTGATTTGCTTCTTCTCCTGGACGAGCCTGACCTACTCCCTGCGCGCGCTGGCCTACAAGGAGAAGGAGCGCGACTACGTCTCCGCCGCGCGTCTGCAGGGCGCCAGCACCTGGCGCATCCTCACGCGCTACCTGCTGCCCAACATGCTGGCCACCATCGTGACAAAGATCCCCTTCAGTGTGGCCGCCATCATCTCCTCCCTGACCGCACTGGCCTTCCTGGGCTTTGGCTTGCCGGAGACCTACCCGCAGTGGGGCTGGCTGTTTGACGACGGCACCAGCCATCTCTCCGCCGTGTGGATCTCGCTCTCGATGTTCACCGCAATGGTCTTCATCCTCCTGCTCGTCACCTTTGTGGGAGAGGCACTGCGCGAGGCCTTTGATCCGAAGAAGTTCACCACCTATCAATGA
- a CDS encoding extracellular solute-binding protein, with product MKLFVPRSLLAFSAALLLGGALHAADFPPYDGTKEREAFWSFYNKKVLADLQGQEKDLPSLIAKEADAAKKAELETQLQTVRERLKKPEYFTFAKPEDIPADLKWENGMAEPEIGDPNAKKGGTMRLYILSFPPTLRVLGENSNSSFRGYQYDDVEMGLINLHPETGRVIPGIAKEWAVAPDNRTVYFRIDPDATFSDGTPIEADDFFNQFYMQLSEYPKNPFGNQWYSENYANITRYDARTLSISLTEPKPLAAYYVNTSPMSRRFYAEFGPDFEQRYQWRCRPTSGPYVIREEDIHFGRDIALSRVKDWWARDKKFTRYRFNVDHIVYRVVRLQEKVMELFRQGEIDVEELMMGIPEYWYERMEIPEVHKGYIQKTKFYNIWPGSHAGLWLNCAMPPLNNKDVRLGLSYATNYQKVIDFDLRGDFQRLTCFSKGFPLIGDPPITARPFDVEKAREHFAKAGYTKLGNDGVLVNDKGERLSLTILHRKTEIVQRVMQRLKEEALKAGLEYKLEGLESTAYFQKATQKKHQIASVAFSVTPPIPDHYQAWHSKDALMEDGKTPRPNTNNLSCFADPRMDKFCEDERHATTIEEIRKASWGADQIIYDEAPWIPAYEQNYYRCAYWRWVKWPEKTFNVAVSELPMSNHVHWIDEDVKRETEAAMRSGKSFPETDLVFDQNLKAGGAK from the coding sequence ATGAAGCTTTTCGTTCCTCGTTCTCTGCTGGCCTTCTCCGCCGCGCTGCTGCTCGGCGGTGCGCTGCATGCCGCAGACTTCCCACCCTATGACGGCACCAAGGAGCGCGAGGCCTTCTGGAGCTTTTACAACAAGAAGGTGCTCGCCGATCTCCAAGGTCAGGAAAAAGACCTGCCAAGCCTGATTGCCAAGGAAGCCGATGCCGCCAAAAAGGCCGAGCTAGAGACCCAGTTGCAGACCGTGCGCGAACGTCTGAAAAAGCCGGAGTACTTCACCTTTGCCAAACCAGAGGACATCCCGGCGGATCTGAAATGGGAGAACGGCATGGCCGAACCGGAGATCGGTGACCCCAACGCCAAAAAAGGCGGCACCATGCGCCTGTACATCCTCTCCTTTCCACCCACGCTGCGCGTGCTGGGAGAGAACAGCAACAGCTCCTTCCGCGGCTATCAGTACGACGATGTGGAGATGGGGCTGATCAATCTGCACCCGGAAACCGGGCGCGTCATCCCCGGCATCGCCAAGGAGTGGGCGGTGGCGCCGGACAACCGCACGGTGTACTTCCGGATCGACCCGGACGCGACCTTTTCCGACGGCACGCCGATCGAAGCGGACGACTTCTTCAACCAGTTCTACATGCAGCTGAGCGAGTACCCGAAGAACCCCTTCGGCAACCAGTGGTACTCGGAGAACTACGCCAACATCACGCGTTACGATGCGCGCACGCTTTCCATCTCTCTCACGGAGCCCAAACCGCTCGCGGCCTACTACGTGAACACCTCGCCGATGTCCCGGCGCTTTTACGCGGAGTTTGGCCCGGACTTTGAGCAGCGCTACCAGTGGCGCTGCCGGCCCACCTCGGGCCCCTATGTCATCCGCGAGGAGGACATTCATTTCGGCAGAGACATCGCCCTGAGCCGCGTGAAAGACTGGTGGGCGCGAGACAAGAAGTTTACGCGTTACCGCTTCAATGTCGATCACATCGTGTACCGAGTGGTGCGGCTGCAGGAGAAGGTGATGGAGCTCTTCCGCCAGGGAGAGATCGACGTGGAGGAGCTCATGATGGGCATCCCGGAATACTGGTATGAGCGGATGGAGATTCCCGAGGTGCACAAGGGCTACATCCAGAAGACCAAGTTTTACAACATCTGGCCGGGCTCCCATGCGGGGCTGTGGCTGAACTGCGCCATGCCACCGCTGAACAATAAGGACGTACGCCTCGGGCTGAGCTACGCCACGAACTACCAGAAAGTCATCGACTTTGACCTGCGCGGCGACTTCCAGCGCCTGACCTGCTTCAGCAAGGGGTTTCCGCTTATCGGAGATCCACCCATCACTGCCCGTCCCTTTGATGTGGAGAAAGCGCGCGAGCACTTTGCCAAGGCCGGATACACCAAGCTGGGCAATGACGGCGTGCTGGTGAATGACAAAGGAGAGCGCCTGTCTCTGACGATCCTTCACCGTAAAACCGAGATCGTTCAGCGGGTGATGCAGCGCCTCAAGGAAGAGGCGCTGAAGGCAGGCCTGGAATACAAGCTCGAAGGCCTGGAAAGCACCGCCTACTTTCAGAAGGCCACGCAGAAAAAGCACCAGATCGCCTCCGTGGCCTTCAGCGTGACGCCGCCTATTCCGGATCACTACCAAGCCTGGCACTCCAAAGATGCGCTCATGGAAGACGGCAAGACGCCGCGACCCAACACCAACAACCTTTCCTGCTTTGCCGATCCACGGATGGACAAATTCTGTGAGGATGAACGCCACGCGACGACGATCGAGGAGATCCGCAAGGCTTCCTGGGGCGCGGACCAGATCATCTACGACGAAGCGCCCTGGATCCCGGCCTACGAGCAGAACTACTACCGCTGCGCCTACTGGCGCTGGGTGAAGTGGCCGGAGAAGACCTTCAACGTGGCCGTCAGCGAGCTGCCAATGTCCAACCACGTGCACTGGATCGACGAAGATGTGAAACGCGAAACCGAGGCCGCCATGCGCAGCGGCAAATCCTTTCCGGAAACCGACCTGGTCTTTGACCAAAACCTCAAAGCAGGAGGAGCCAAGTGA
- a CDS encoding ABC transporter ATP-binding protein has translation MPAPILDVRNLRVGFQTDNGLLTAVDDVSFSLEAGKTLGLVGESGCGKSVTSMSLMRLLPQPAGRILNGEVLLEGRDLATLPIEDMRKIRGNDIAMIFQEPMTALNPVERVGTQIIEAIQLHEPTTPDKALKRAVELMEWVGIPAPEQRVNEYPHQLSGGMRQRVMIAMALSCHPKVLIADEPTTALDVTVQAQILDLLKRLQKETGMAVILITHDLGVIAETCDDVAVMYAGRIVERGPVQDIFARPLHPYTQGLIRCLPKLDHPPKTALPVIPGMVPSLRDMPVGCRFASRCPNKHSSDVTSARQPWKECGSGHGVEACACFASQLSASAS, from the coding sequence ATGCCTGCCCCGATCCTCGATGTCCGCAACCTGCGCGTCGGTTTTCAAACCGACAACGGCCTGCTCACCGCCGTGGACGATGTGAGTTTCAGCCTCGAAGCCGGCAAGACGCTTGGCCTTGTGGGCGAAAGCGGCTGCGGCAAAAGCGTGACCTCCATGAGCCTGATGCGCCTGCTGCCCCAGCCTGCGGGCCGCATCCTTAATGGCGAGGTGCTGCTGGAGGGCAGGGACCTGGCCACGCTGCCGATCGAGGACATGCGCAAGATACGCGGCAACGACATCGCCATGATCTTCCAGGAGCCGATGACCGCGCTGAACCCCGTCGAACGCGTGGGTACACAGATCATAGAGGCCATCCAGCTCCATGAGCCCACCACACCGGACAAGGCGCTGAAGCGTGCCGTGGAGCTGATGGAGTGGGTGGGCATTCCTGCGCCGGAGCAACGCGTGAACGAATACCCGCACCAGCTCAGCGGCGGCATGCGCCAGCGCGTGATGATCGCCATGGCACTGTCCTGCCACCCGAAAGTGCTCATCGCCGACGAACCCACCACGGCGCTGGATGTGACCGTGCAGGCGCAGATTCTCGACCTCCTTAAACGCCTGCAAAAGGAGACCGGCATGGCGGTCATCCTCATTACCCACGACCTCGGCGTGATCGCCGAAACCTGCGATGATGTGGCCGTGATGTACGCCGGGCGCATTGTGGAGCGCGGGCCGGTGCAGGACATCTTTGCGCGGCCACTGCACCCCTACACGCAGGGCCTCATCCGCTGCCTGCCCAAGCTGGACCATCCGCCCAAGACCGCACTGCCGGTGATTCCTGGCATGGTTCCCAGCCTGCGCGACATGCCCGTTGGCTGCCGCTTTGCCTCGCGCTGTCCCAACAAGCATAGCAGCGACGTCACCTCCGCCCGCCAGCCCTGGAAGGAATGCGGCAGCGGCCACGGCGTGGAAGCCTGCGCCTGCTTTGCGTCCCAACTCTCCGCCTCAGCCTCATGA
- a CDS encoding ABC transporter ATP-binding protein — MSLLTVQNLKMHFPVRGGVFYTTQAVCKAVDGVSFALEPGETLGLVGESGCGKSTVARSVVRLLKPTAGSVNFNGTDISTLSQSALRSVRREMQMVFQDPAESLNPRHTIGQILEEPFVIQKMGTRAERSEWVAELLQRVGLPTDAAYRYPFEFSGGQRQRIGIARALALKPKLIVCDEPVSALDVSVQAQVLNLLLELQRDFGLAYLFIAHDLSIVKHMSDRVAVMYLGKIVELAPAAELYQNPRHAYTKALLDAIPVADPTQRRVRQLLRGDVPSPINPPAGCAFGHRMKHPSWQQSVSMDLTLKEISPGHFVQPCPCCT; from the coding sequence ATGAGCCTCCTGACCGTACAAAACCTCAAGATGCACTTCCCCGTGCGCGGCGGCGTCTTCTACACCACCCAGGCGGTGTGCAAGGCAGTGGACGGCGTGAGCTTTGCCCTGGAGCCGGGCGAAACGCTCGGCCTCGTGGGCGAAAGCGGCTGCGGCAAATCCACCGTAGCGCGCTCCGTGGTGCGGCTGCTCAAGCCGACCGCCGGCAGCGTGAATTTCAACGGCACCGACATCTCCACGCTCTCCCAGAGCGCGCTGCGCTCTGTGCGGCGCGAGATGCAGATGGTTTTCCAGGACCCGGCCGAGTCTCTCAATCCTCGTCACACCATCGGCCAGATTTTGGAGGAGCCTTTTGTCATTCAAAAAATGGGCACCCGTGCGGAGCGCAGCGAGTGGGTGGCTGAATTGCTCCAGCGTGTGGGACTGCCAACAGACGCCGCATATCGCTATCCCTTTGAGTTCAGCGGCGGTCAGCGCCAGCGCATTGGCATCGCCCGTGCACTGGCTCTCAAGCCCAAGCTTATTGTCTGTGACGAGCCCGTTTCGGCGCTCGATGTCTCGGTGCAGGCGCAAGTTTTGAACCTGCTGCTGGAACTGCAACGCGACTTTGGCCTAGCCTACCTCTTCATCGCCCACGATCTCAGCATCGTGAAGCACATGAGCGACCGCGTGGCGGTCATGTACCTGGGCAAGATCGTGGAGCTGGCTCCAGCCGCCGAGCTGTATCAAAACCCGCGCCACGCCTACACCAAGGCGCTGCTGGATGCCATCCCGGTGGCGGACCCCACACAGCGACGTGTGCGCCAGCTCCTGCGCGGCGACGTGCCCTCTCCGATCAATCCGCCGGCCGGCTGCGCCTTCGGCCACCGCATGAAGCACCCAAGCTGGCAGCAGAGCGTGAGCATGGATCTCACGCTCAAAGAGATCTCTCCAGGACACTTTGTGCAGCCGTGTCCGTGCTGCACTTGA
- the pyrE gene encoding orotate phosphoribosyltransferase, which produces MSLQKDREELRQILKAKSVKTGKFTLASGQESDLYVDCRVTTLDARGAVLVGRVLHDLLRQEEAKRGLSIGSLGGLTMGADPITLAVAMSSSLAGDPTPVQAFVVRKEPKGHGRGKRIEGNFITEQPVVVVDDVITTGGSTLKAIEAIEAEGGKVAFALILVDRSEGGRAAIEDKGYPVVAAFTRADLV; this is translated from the coding sequence ATGTCCCTCCAGAAAGACCGCGAAGAACTCCGCCAGATCCTCAAAGCCAAGTCCGTCAAGACAGGTAAATTCACCCTCGCCTCCGGCCAGGAGAGCGATCTCTACGTGGACTGCCGCGTGACCACCCTGGACGCACGCGGTGCGGTCCTCGTGGGCCGGGTGCTACATGATCTGCTGCGCCAGGAAGAAGCGAAGCGCGGCCTGAGCATCGGCTCCCTCGGCGGCCTTACCATGGGCGCCGACCCCATCACCCTCGCAGTGGCCATGAGCTCCAGTCTTGCCGGAGACCCGACACCGGTGCAGGCCTTTGTGGTGCGCAAGGAGCCCAAGGGCCACGGCCGTGGCAAGCGGATCGAGGGGAATTTCATCACCGAGCAGCCCGTTGTGGTGGTGGATGACGTCATCACCACCGGCGGCTCCACCCTGAAGGCCATTGAGGCCATTGAGGCTGAGGGCGGCAAGGTGGCCTTCGCTTTGATCCTGGTTGACCGCTCCGAAGGCGGCCGCGCCGCCATCGAAGACAAAGGTTACCCTGTGGTGGCTGCGTTCACGCGTGCGGATCTGGTCTAA